A region of the Planctomycetota bacterium genome:
GCCCCCCGAACCCGCGCCCGCGCCGGACCCCTTCCTCCTGGGCCGCATCGCCAACCCCTGGGAGCGCGAACCCGCCGGAAGCTGGTACCGCGTGCGCCGCGTGAAGAACGGCCAGACCGTCTACACGGACGTCGGCCTGAAGTCCAAGACCCCCGCGTCGTACGTCCTGGTGACGCAGGTCCGCACCGCCGAAGGCGCCGAACCGGTCCGCGAGGAGCAGGTCGAGGTCGCTCCCTATCTCGTCAAGGGCGAGGAGACGCTGGAGATCGAAGGCCGAAAGTTCCTCTGCGAGATCCAGGAAAGCAAGGAGGGCGAGGCGATCGTCCGTTCCTGGGTGCTCGTCGAAGGCATCCACGCCGGGGCGGTCCTCAAGCGCGTGGGACCGGAGGGAACGCTCACGGCCCGCCGGGTCTGGGAGCACGCCCTTCGGATCCAGCGCCGGACGTTCGACTGCCTGGTCATCGAAGCCGAACGCGAGACGCCTCAGGGAATCCGGCCCGTGAAGACCTGGTACTGCGCGGCCGTGCCGCTCCGGAAGCTCCGCGAGGAAACACCGGAGGAATCGATGGCCGTCGTGGACCTGGGAGACGACTGGTCGCGCCGCCCGCCTCCGGCCCGCTGACGCCCCCGGTCACTCGGCCAGTTCCAGCACGATCGATTTCATCGTGGGCGCCGACGCGCACGTGATCGTGAACTTCTCCTGGGGCTTGCGGGCCACCAGGACCTGCTCGCGAGCCCGACCGTCTTCCTCCCACCGGTAGGTGATTTTCACGGGGCGGAACCCCCCGAAGGGCTCGCGGTAGTCCGCGTCGATCCGGAATCCGAAGATGCCCGTGGCGTTCCGGCTCGTGCCGGCGAAACGCACGAGCGCTTCGCGGGCGGCGCGGGGAACGTCCTCGAACGTCACGTACTTCGAGAAGCCCGCCACGCCGCCGGGCGCCCGATCGACGGTCGTCCAGGTCTTTCCGGCGTCGAACGAAACCTGATAATCCAGGCCGTCCCGGGGGTCCCGCGCCCGGTAGTGCGCGCCGAAGCGCAGCCGCACGAGATCGCCCGGAACGGACACGGGGAAGGTGATGTGGCCCCGGCCCCCTTCGATGAAGAGATTCTCCCCCATGCCCTGAATCTCCGGCCGGAAGTCGGTATAGACGAGCTGCTTGCCCCGGTTCCGAAGGTGCACGGAGCCCTCCACCGTCACCGTTCCTTCCGGCGGTCCGGCCGTGAAGGAGAGGGTGTTGGTCCCCTGGACGAGCGCGGGCAGCGGTCTCTGGGAATGCTGGATATCGTGCGCGATCCTGAGGGTCTCGAGCCCCGCGCCCGGCCCCCGCAGCTCCAGGCGCAGGCGGTAATCGTAGCGCCGGAAACAGTAAGGCCCCAGGTCCACCTCCATCGCTCCCGAGCCCCGGGCGATCTCCTTCCAGTCCAGTCCGTGATTGTCGGAGAACGAGACGGCGACTTCTCCGGAAGCGCGCAGCGACAGCTTTCCCCCGAGATACACGTAGCTCGAAGGCATGCGGACGACCAGAGCGCCCGGCCGGGACGGATCCTTCACGGCCGCCCGGTCTTCCCGGAGATTCTCGACGGAAAGCGCCCCCGTGCGATACAGGGGGGAGCGGACCGGCATCTCATACTCGTGCAGGCCGTTGCCCACGCGGCCCGGGGCCACGTCGCCGTACTTGGGCGTGTAGACGAGCGACTCCTGCCCCGTCTTCATGGCCATGCACCCCGGCGGCCCGTGTTCCTTCATGTTGACGTGCAGCCCCTTGTGGAACCAGTTCCGGGTCAGCCGCTCTCCCGGCCGGAGCTGAATGTTCACGCGGTAGCCCTGCGAGTAGCCGTATTCGTAGAGAAACGCCTTTCCGTCGGCCCCGCCGCCGCGGCCGTCGTATTCCTGCATCGTGGCGTACCAGCCGTGCGTCCGGGCGGGCCACCAGCCCGTCTCGTCCATCGTCGGCGCCCGCTTGAGAATCTCCGGACCCTGGCGCCATCCCTGCCAGCCGCCCTGGCGGTGAAATTCGACGATCTTGTCGGGGTTCCCCTTGAGGCCGGGATTCTTCTCGTACCACGCGGAGACGCCGGCGATGATCTCCTCCACGGAGGCGATTTTCCCGTCCGGCTTCGGAAAGTAATTGATGAGCGAGGCGTCCAGAAGATGCCAGGCGCCGTCCCAGAAGACCTCCGACACGCTGTGCTGGTTAATCCCCCAGCCGCGGGCCTGGAGCCCCACCGAGCGCGCCAGCGTGGCCACATGCGCCGAGGCCATGCTGCAAAACCCGTATCCGTACACGTTGAACATCTTGATCGCGTCGCAAACGACGTCCTCGTTCGCCAGGTATTCCACGGGCGGGGCGTCCTGGTGCTGGAACGAGGCGACCGTCCGCCAGCAGGCGAGCGCCTTCTCCTCGTCGGTCATTCCGTCCCGGAGGAAAGACTTCCTCCAGGCTTCCAGGCTCGACACGTCGGCCACCTTGTCGGAGACGACCTTGACCTGGCAGACGACCCCCACCGTCTCGGCGGTTCCCGGGGCCGGCGGGGAGGACTGAGCCGCGGCCGTCACGGCTCCCGTCAGAAGCACGAGTGCCGCTCGAAGGACGTTCATGGGATGCGCCTCCCTTATTTATAGCCGTTCGGAGGATTCTTAAGGCAGGTGCCCGCCGGAAGCGCACGGCGGCGCGCCAATCGGAAGCACTTACCCTTCTTCGACGAGGTCCGTTCCCTCGAAGGCCCGGATGCCCCGGCGGATCTCCTCCGGAACGCGCACGGGCCTCCAGGTGGCCGGGTCGATCATGACGTGGACGCTGCGGCCCTCGGCCACCGTGCGCCCCTCCGGCCGGTGCGCCACGCGAAATTCGAACGTGAGCGAGGTGTTGCCGATCCGGCTCACGCGGCTCTGAACCGCCAGCACGTCGTCGAAGCGGGCGGGGGAGCGGAACTCCGCGGAGGCGTGCACGATGAGGTTGGCTCCCCGGCCCGTCCCGAACGCCTCGACGAGGTGGAGGTTCCGGAGATAATCCATCCGAGCCACGTCGAAGTAGGTGAAGAAGTAGCCGTGGAAGACGATGCCCATGGCGTCGGTTTCGGGCAGGCGGACGCGGATCTCGGTCGAGAACTTGTAGCTCATAGCGGCAGCGCCACGCCCTCGCGCCGGGGATCGGCCACGCCCACGATCGTCCCGTCGTCGAGAATCTCCACGCCGTGAACGCCGCCGAAGAAGAGATCCTGCCGGCGGCGCTCGGAAACCGGCTGGTCGAGCTCCCGTCGGGCGCGCGCGCGGATTTCCTCCGGAATGTCGCCCTCGAAGAAGAAACGGTTGTCCTCCCAGTGGACCCGCCCGGCAGCCACGGCGCGCTCCAGATCCATGCCCTGGAAAAGCACGTTGCCGATCACCTGCGCCAGCGCCGGGAAGATGCGCAGACTCCCCGGCGTGCCGAGCGCCAGCCGGGGCCGTCCCTGCCGGAAGACGATCGTGGGAGCCATGTTGGCCACCGACCGCTTCCCCGCGGCGATGGAATTCGGATGCCCCGGAAAACGCTCCATGTCCGACAGATCGTCGTTGAGAAGCACGCCGTATCCCTGGGCGATCACGCCGCTGCCGAAGAAGTGCCCGATCGTCTGGCTCATGGAGACGACGGTGCCCTCGGAATCCACGACGACGAAATGGCTCGTCCCGCCCCCGCCCGGGGGGCCCTGCGGACCTTCGGAAAGCTTCGTGAGATCGACCGGCATGAGGTCCGGGTCGCCGACGACGGGATCGAGCTCCCGGAAGATCGTGCGCAGCAGGCGCGCCAGGGCGACCGGATCCGGGTCATACCGCAGAAGCGTCTGGAGGATTCCGGCGCCCCCGCGGGACGGCGGCGGCGTCGTGGCCACCCGGTGACCGGCGACGTCCGCCGAGAGAGGAGGCCGGATCTTGACCTCGTACCGCGCCAGGTCGTCGCGCCCCCACACGGGGCCCGTGGCGTTGACCGCGCGCGCCATGGCCAGGCCGACTTCGCCCGTATAGCAGGCTTCGAAACCGCGGTCGGCCACGATCCGGAGCGTCCGGGCCAGGTCCTTCTGAACGAGCCGTTCGCCCGGCTTGAAACGCACGCCGTTGTTGTAGAAGATGCGCGCGCACTCGGGGGTGCTGCGCACGGTGCTCTCGAAGAGGGCCGAACAATAGACGTAGACCTCGCCCACCTCGAAGCCGTCGGCCGCCAGAGCGATGGCGCGGCGCGCGAGCCTCGAAAGCGGCATCTTGCGCCCGAATTTCTTGAGCGCCGTGTCCAGAAGGCGCGCCAGGCCGGGCACCGCGACCGAGAGCGGCCCGATCTTGGGCACCCAGGGAAGCATGACCCCGCGGGGATAGACGTACTCCTCCGTCAGAAGCGAAGAGACCTTCGCGCGGCCGTCGAGAACCTCCGTCTTCCCGATCGAGCCGCTCGGGGAAACGATCATGAAGCCCCCGCCTCCGAGCCCCGAGGCGAACGGCTCCACCACCCCCAGCGCGAGCGAAACCGCCACCGCCGCCTCGACGGCGTTGCCCCCTTCGGCCAGAATCTCGCGCCCCGCCTCCGCCGCCAGCGGATGGGCGGCCACGACCATGCCCTTCTGAGAACGCGCGACCTTCATCGCGCGCCCAGCATATCATGAGCGTCCCGATTGGCAAGCGCCCGCTTTCCTCCGGTTCCGAGCGGGCTCCTTGCCAAACTCCCGTCATGGACTAGAATTGAAATAGCCGTTTCGGAGGAGAACCCGGGGACCGCGGAAGGGGAAAACCCCCTCCGGGCGATCCGCGTTCCGGACGGGAAGGAGAGAGGGACATGGGGGAAACCGCCGCTTCTTCGACGCTCGCTTCGATCCGTCTCCTGGCCGATGACGATCTTCTGCACCTCCTGGCCACGGAGGAGGACCGCCTGCCCCGCTCCGTCGCCGAGGAGATCCTGCGCCGCGGCGAGGATCTGACCGACGCCCTGGCGCGCCTCTGCACCGACCCGGACCTCTGGGGGACGGAGGGTCCGGGCGCGTGGGCGCCGGTCCATGCCGCGATCCTCCTGGGGGCGCGGCCCACGTCGCGGGCGCTCCCGGCGCTCCTGGCGGCGCTCCGCGAGGCGGCCCGCCGCCGCATCGCCTGGCTGCTGGAGGCGCTGCCCTGCGCGTTCGGGGAGCTGGGCCGGCCCGGCGTCGTCCCCCTCAAAGTCCGTGCCCTGGATCGAACGACGTCCGACCTCGAGCGCGACCTGGCCCTGCGGGCCCTGGCCGCCGTCGCCGCCCGCACGCCCATCGAACAGGGCGAGATCCTCGACTTCTTCCGGTCGCTGACCGAAGACGAAGAGGAGACCGACGGCGTCCGTTCCCGCGCCGCCGCCGAGCTCCTGCGCTTCCGGAGACCGGGCGACCGGACGGTCCTCCTGGCCGCCGCCTACCGGCAGGCGTGGGCCGAAGGGCCGGCGCTCCTGACTCCTCAGGACGTCGAGTCCGCCTACCGATCCCCGGCGCCCGATCTCGAGACCTACCGGCGCGATCTTCTGGACGTCTACCGGCCCGAAACCGTAGAGACGCGCCTCCGCCGGCGGCGCGAGGAGGCCGAGGACGCCCGATGGGCCGCCGGCGCCCGCGCCGGGGCGGCGTGGGTCGAGGAGCTGCGCGGACGCCTCCTGCGGCGCTACGAGGAGACGCTCTCCGGACTGGACGACGAGGCGCGCGGCGACGCCGTCTGGGTCGCCGAGTCGATGACCGAATACCTGGTCCGTCACGAAGGCCGCGCCCCGTGGCGCTGGACGGCGGAGACGGCTTATGCGTATCTCATGGACGTGCTGGCCCGCCGTCTGGCGTTGGACGCTCCCGGCCGCGCCGCCGCGGTCCCGGACAGTCTCCTGCGCTTCGCCCGCTTCTGCCGCGACGACGGACGCCTGGCCGACGACGCGCTGGCGGCGGTGGAGCGCACCGTCGAGGACGAGCGCGAGGGATACCTCCAGGCGATCGCCCGCCCCGCCGCCCGGCGCGCGGCGCGCGAAACGCTGCGCCGCCTCTTGGCCGAGGGCGTCGACCCGGCCGATCCCCGGGCCGCCGAGGCCTGGCTGGAAGGCGCGCAGCACTAGCGGTTCCGGGGCCGGCCCTTGTATAATGGGCCCCCGTTGAAGACCCTCCGCCGACGTGCGGTCCTGAGTCTCGCGGCGTCGCTGCTGCTCTCGGCGGCCGCGCCTCCGATCGGCGCCCAGGAAACGGAGCTCCGCCTCCCGGTCGAGGAAACCGTTCTCGACAACGGTCTGCGGGTGCTCGTCGTCCGGCGCGCCGAATCGCCCCGCGTCTTCTGCTCCCTCTGGTGGCGCGTGGGATCCGTCCACGAACGCCCCGGGCTGACCGGCCTGTCCCACTTCTTCGAGCACATGATGTTCATGGGAACGGACGTCATCGGCACGACCGACGCCCGCCGCGACGCGGAGATCAACGCCCGCATCGAGGACGTCATGAACCGCGTGCGGCAGATCGACCTGGCCCGGCTCGAGGCGTCCCGCCGCGGCGATCCGCCCGATCCGGCGCTGGAGAACCGCCGGGCGGAGCTTCTCAAGGACTACGACGCCCTCGTCGAGGAGCAGAAGAAGATCTCCATTCCCGAACACCTGGCCAAGATTTTCCAGGCTCAGGGCGGCACCGGGCTGAACGCCACGACCTCCTACGACCGCACGAACTACTTCGTCGAGCTTCCGGCCAACAAGGTGGAACTGTTCTGCTGGCTGGAAAGCGACCGGTTCCTCAAGCCCGTCTTCCGGAGCTTCTATCCCGAGCGGGAGGTGGTCAAGGAGGAGCGCCGGATGCGGACCGAATCCACCCCCACGGGGCTCGTTCAGGAAGCCTACTGGGCGCTCTTCTGGCAGGCGCACCCCTACGGATGGCCCGTCATCGGCTGGATGAGCGACATCGAGCAGTACACCGCGGCCGACGCGCGCCGCTATTACGAGACGCACTATTCGCCCGAGAACGCGACGGCCATTTTCGTCGGAGATCTCGATCCGGCGGAGGTCCGGGAGCTCTGCCGGCGGTATTTCGGGAGGCTGCGCCGGTTCCCGGGCGGGCGCCCCCCCGTGGTGACCCAGGAACCCGAGCAGAACGGCGAGCGGCGGCTGCACGCCGAGGCGGACGCCCCCGGCGAGGTCGCGGTCCGCTGGCACGGCCCTTCGGGGGTCCACCGGGATTCCGCCGCCCTGGACCTCCTCATGGCGATCTTCGCGGGCCGCTCCGGAAGGCTGTACCGGCCCCTCGTCGAGGAGAAGGCGCTCGCCGTGGACGTCGAGAGCTGGTACTGGTCGCTCCGGTACGGCGGCGTGATCCACGTGGGGCTGACCCTGCGCGAAGGCGCCGACCCGGCGGCCGCGGAGCGCGCGCTTCTGGACCTCGTGGAGGACGTCCGAAAAAACGGCGTCACGGAGCGCGAGCTTCAGAAGGCCCGCAACCGCCAGACGGCCGACCTCGTGCGGCAGCTGAAGACCTACTCCGGCATCGCCCAGCAGCTCGGCTACTTCGAGACGATCGGAACGTGGCGGGACTTCGACGCGTACGTTCGCAACCTTCAATCGGCCACGGCGGCGGACCTCAAGCGTTGCGCGGAGCAGTATCTGCGTCCCGCCGGACGCAACGTGCTCGTCCTGCGCCGGAAGGGGGCCCGATGAGAGCGCTTGCGCGGGCGGCGCTTCTTCTGGCGGCCTGCGGCCCGGCCGCGGGGCAGGAAATCCCGGACCACCCCGATCGCCTGGTCTTCAAGCCGCTGCGTTTCGAAGTCCCCGACCCCGCCTCCATGCGGGTGGAACTCCCCGGCGGGACCGTCGGGTACTTCATCGAAGACTTTTCGCTGCCGGTCGTGGATCTGCGCGTGTACTTCCCGGGGGGTTCGTTCCATGAGCCGCGCGGGAAGGAGGGCCTGGCCGACCTCACCGCCGGGCTTCTGCGCACGGGCGGCACCGAAAGCCGCTCTCCGGAGGCGCTCGACGAGGAACTCGATTTCCTGGCGGCCGACCTCGAGAT
Encoded here:
- a CDS encoding thioesterase family protein, whose protein sequence is MSYKFSTEIRVRLPETDAMGIVFHGYFFTYFDVARMDYLRNLHLVEAFGTGRGANLIVHASAEFRSPARFDDVLAVQSRVSRIGNTSLTFEFRVAHRPEGRTVAEGRSVHVMIDPATWRPVRVPEEIRRGIRAFEGTDLVEEG
- a CDS encoding gamma-glutamyltransferase family protein, which encodes MKVARSQKGMVVAAHPLAAEAGREILAEGGNAVEAAVAVSLALGVVEPFASGLGGGGFMIVSPSGSIGKTEVLDGRAKVSSLLTEEYVYPRGVMLPWVPKIGPLSVAVPGLARLLDTALKKFGRKMPLSRLARRAIALAADGFEVGEVYVYCSALFESTVRSTPECARIFYNNGVRFKPGERLVQKDLARTLRIVADRGFEACYTGEVGLAMARAVNATGPVWGRDDLARYEVKIRPPLSADVAGHRVATTPPPSRGGAGILQTLLRYDPDPVALARLLRTIFRELDPVVGDPDLMPVDLTKLSEGPQGPPGGGGTSHFVVVDSEGTVVSMSQTIGHFFGSGVIAQGYGVLLNDDLSDMERFPGHPNSIAAGKRSVANMAPTIVFRQGRPRLALGTPGSLRIFPALAQVIGNVLFQGMDLERAVAAGRVHWEDNRFFFEGDIPEEIRARARRELDQPVSERRRQDLFFGGVHGVEILDDGTIVGVADPRREGVALPL
- a CDS encoding pitrilysin family protein, which translates into the protein MKTLRRRAVLSLAASLLLSAAAPPIGAQETELRLPVEETVLDNGLRVLVVRRAESPRVFCSLWWRVGSVHERPGLTGLSHFFEHMMFMGTDVIGTTDARRDAEINARIEDVMNRVRQIDLARLEASRRGDPPDPALENRRAELLKDYDALVEEQKKISIPEHLAKIFQAQGGTGLNATTSYDRTNYFVELPANKVELFCWLESDRFLKPVFRSFYPEREVVKEERRMRTESTPTGLVQEAYWALFWQAHPYGWPVIGWMSDIEQYTAADARRYYETHYSPENATAIFVGDLDPAEVRELCRRYFGRLRRFPGGRPPVVTQEPEQNGERRLHAEADAPGEVAVRWHGPSGVHRDSAALDLLMAIFAGRSGRLYRPLVEEKALAVDVESWYWSLRYGGVIHVGLTLREGADPAAAERALLDLVEDVRKNGVTERELQKARNRQTADLVRQLKTYSGIAQQLGYFETIGTWRDFDAYVRNLQSATAADLKRCAEQYLRPAGRNVLVLRRKGAR